AGACTAAATCAGGCACAAATGCAGTGGATTCCATATCTTACTGGATAACAGCATGATGATTTCAAAAAATGAGTTGTgagttgagaaaatgtgtgatgccaaaacaaatgaaaatcaaataatctCAACCAAACATACAACTGCATTTGACAAGCTTGCACACATAACACGTTCCAGTATCTGAGAGTGAGTTGTGACCTGCAGCTGCCCTTAACAACCTCTTATCAGTCTGAAAACCAGGACCGTGCAGAGACCTTCAGAGGGGCACGTGCTTAATGTTAAATGGAGCACATTGACCTGGAGATGCAACGCTGAGTTGACCAGTTGctcaaaagtaaataaattcaCATGATTAATTCAAGAAATTatgataaacataaaaacaataaaagatacACACTGTTAAAACTGTGTATGTTGCACAGACTGATGACACAATGATCTATAGTATCTTAAGCAGCTTTATAATAGAATTCTAGCCGTTTGATAATGCATGCTTTTAGATTCTGGAACATTTGTGGCCtatttttctcaaaaataaTGCTTTCTACTATTAAAGGATATTAGGTACAGTATACGCAATCATCTTACATTtgaacagggttttttttttaatgttgaattttCATTAACTTTTACAATATGCTGATCTATCAAAACTTTTCTGCCAGTGCTATTATGCAAGATGAAACTGCCGAATAATATGTGTTATGTCTGACAATAATTGAGTCTGCAGAGGACTTAAAAGGAACACATAAAGGAACATCATTAATTCTGACCTGTCTCTAACACGGTGTACTTTCTCAGACTACTGCGGAGGTAATTAACTGGTCAAAACTCCAGCCATAGTTGTGAAGGAACAACTTGACCGTCAGACCAACATGTTTCAGCTTGTGGCCTTCACTGGGgtcatcataaaacacattagAAAGAACAACCTGACATAAAACATACTGTAGCTATCAATGAATTACCACGTCTGCCTGGAGAGGAGAAATCATGGTAATTAAGAGCTCTTGAAGAAATATAATGTCAGTGTTAAATCTATatctaaatattaaatattaaatctaaatgtcagATGCTGaatattaaatctaaatcagctaaaataaacagcaacttttcACCACATTTAGcaacaaacagcatttaaatCAGATTGGTCAGATTTACAGCAATATTTGGGaactttgtgatatttacttCTCTTGTAAATATAATgtcaatgttaaatctaaaataaaaatctaaatctaaatatatgatattaaatataaatgttacatttaattctaaatgttaaatctaaatgttaaatattaaatctagatcatgctaaaataaaaagcaactATTCATTTAGCAACACACAGCACCTAAAAAAACACGTGAATTTTTTAATGGTACTtttgaccagatttacagcaatatttgtgAACTTTTTGATACTTACTTCTCTTGTAGAAATATAATGTCAgtgttaaatctaaataaaaatctaaatctaaatgttaaatattaaatctaaatgttaaatctaaatacaAGTGTTGgatctaaatctaaatattaatTCTAAATGTCACGGGTGAAACAAAATATCTAGCTAATATACAAATTCACACTGCCTTTCACCGGAagaaccaaaataaaagcctaccGAGTGCTGTGGTGACTCTGTGGTTATTGCTGTAGCTGTCGctgtaactgtagctgtcattGCTGATGCATTGCTGAACGTCTGTATTGCCGCCTTACCACTGTTTCCAGCTAAGTCGCTGGACGTGCTGGCAGGCAACATGAGAGCACAGTGAGGAGATGTGACTAACAGTGCAGTGCAATCACTCCATCTTACTacccaaaaaaacactgcagctagTGCTTGTTTGCGTCAATGAACTTTTATTTAGGTCCTTCTGCTGACAGGCATTGTGAATTTGCATATTAGCTAACTATTTTGTTTCGCCCgtgacatttagatttaacatttagatttagatccAACACTtgtatttaaatttaacatttagatatttaacatttagattcaGATCtaacacatatttaaatgtaacatttcgattttgatttaacattttgatttaatatttaacatttagatttagattttatatttatatttagattcaacatttagatttaaaattgacctcatatatttaaaaaaatcacacatttttttaaacatggtttGTTGTTAAATATGGCGAGAAATTGCTGTTTATTTTCGCATGCGCAACTTTACAATTGGTGCCCCATATAGATCTACATAAatcttacacactggacctttaaagctCAGTCTTCATTGTTTCTTGCTTTAACAGGTCAGCTATTTCTGAAGAAAGTTGACATGTCCTGAAATTTGTACTGAACACACATTTAGTTACCAACTTAAGTCAGGTGGTTAAACAGTTATTTTGACTATAATCTGAGATGTTATAAGACCAACCCCCTGAGTTTGTTTCACACACCATCTGCTTTGTGACAATGGTGGCTTTCGAAGAGATTCTCAGAACTATAGGAGAGTTTGGTCTCTTCCAGAAACTTCTCACTTTTGGTTTGACATTCCAATATTTCTTAATCCCAATctttttctgtagttttctaTTTATCGAGTCAGATCCAGAGCGACACTGTAGCACAGACTGGATCCTGAAGGCTGATCCTAACCTGACCACAGATGAGCAGCTGAACCTGACTCTGCCCCGGGAGGAGGATGGGACCTTCAGCAGGTGTCAGATGTTCGTCCCTGTGGACTGGGACATTGGTGCCATCAGGGAGTACGGACTCAATGAGACAACAGGTTGTAACAATGGATGGGTGTACAGCAAGACCCTGTATGATGCCACCATAGTCACTGATGTAAGTCAAGTATCATGAGTgatttgtctcttcttcttggTATCACATGTGCTGACAGCTCTACTGattttgacagtgttgttttCCAGTTTGATCTCGTCTGTGACAAGTCAACCATGGTTGAAGTTGTGCAGACCGTCTTCCTGTTTGGTGCGCTTGTCGGTTCATTCATCTTTGGGCCAATAGCTGAATCGTAAGTGACTTCAGAAGAAGATATATTAGGTCATGTGCTTCACACTATTTGTTGACAGTCACCAACTCTCCAAACTCTAGGTATGGCCGCAGGAGAACCGTCCAGTTACCGGTCGTCCTTTCACTAATATTTGCCATAGTTGCCGGTGTGGCTCCAAATTTCTATATTTACATAGTGTCACAGTTCATAGCTGCCATTGGACTCTCAGGATACAGGATCAACTCTGTTGTATTAGGTATGAAATCTGGTTTTATGACAAGActtctttgatttttaaatggtcacaaacacaaacatgttattaTCCTGTTTGTTCTAGCTTTGCAGTGATTTTGGTGTTTGAATTGTCTTTGTAGCTACTGAATGGATTGGGGTCACTCAAAGGTCCTTCGCCCCCTGTCTGGCCCAGTTGTCTGGAGCTCTTGGAAAGTGTGCTATGGCTGGTCTGGTCTATGCTATTCGTGACTGGAGAATAGCACAATATGTTTTGGCAGGAGGCCAGGCCATCGTATTGTTGTACATATGGTATGtgttatttactcttttttttctcctgactcCACAGTGCTGTATTTGTACATTAACACCTTGCCTTGTTAAACCTGGCCAAATCCGGTTCCTTAACTTGTATCTTGGCTTCATACATCTAGTGTTGTTTCACATAATGAGATAATGCATAACCTTGTTAGTTACTCTTACATTTGGATTGTGATCAATCTTTTCAGGTGGATTCCTGAATCTGCAAGGTGGTTGCTTGGACAGGGAAGAACTGAAGAAGCACATAAATTCATACACAGAGTTGCAAcattcaataaaaagaaaatcccagAGAATCTACTGGAGGACGTTAGTCAGGTTTGGTTTTGATTACGTTAGATGAGatgagactttattgatcccttgGGAAAACATGGCCATGCTATTGGTTCTCTAAAATAGTACGACTTTTGGACTGAATGCTAACAGCAGTATGCTAACATAAccataatgaaaatgttaaccATGTTGATTTTTCTAGGCCTAATCTTTCCCATTTTCTTAATCTTAGGTCagcaagttagcatgctaacattttctGCCTGACactaaacacaaaatacaagtAAGGCTGCATCAGCTTTGAAGGAATTTTGTCATAAATGGGATGGACCAAACTGCCCAAATTTCTTTCATCATGCAATTAGGGGGCTGTCATTCAAAGTGTGTAAGTGAATAATTTgataaatataatgaaaattcaACGGGAAAGTAAATGAATAGCGGAAATTAATAGGAACTTgtataaacacagcagcaaattaaatcagaaatatCAAATCATGTCACATTTAATGAATTTATTAATACCAACATTTATATACaatattatttttggtgcatttcatagaatatttgtttatttcttttctgaAACATCATATCTTTATTAATTTTTGACTAATAGACAGCACTAGAATACAGGTCAGTTGATCAAACcattactgtatatatattatatactgATGGATAAAAACTTATTTCAATATATTCTCTTGGGGCCATACATTTCTGTAGTAACTTTTACAGCATTTTAGTATAGGCCATATAGTGAGCAagcagaacattaaaaaaataattggcTAAAAGTAATGGGATACATGGTTATTGACACATAAATTCAAATGAACACTTATGGAACATGATGGGTGGTATCGATGAAGTGGTCCGTGAAGGGCTGTGGGAGCACGTAAGAACCAAAACTGGTTCTGAACCATTTAAAGATCTATTTAAAGAGCATCTGGCCAATAAGAACCACCTGTTTTCTCTAACCCAAACcctttaaattaatttcaacTCCTGCCTTTTTCACAGAATAGTAACTACCAACTGCCAAACTGCCACCAGCAGCCATATTGTACTGTATTACAATAATACATTTACCCTTCAGGTAACTGGGGAACAACAAgtccacagaggaggaatcaAGTCAATATTTACCTCCAAAGTCCTGGTGAAATATCTCTTCATTGTATCTTTTGCCTGGTAAGTTAAACACCATTTGGATTGtagttttaatgttatttaataCACCTTTTGCATcacatttgggttttttgtgGTTTGAAGGTTTTCGGTAAATCTAGGCggcttctgtctttctctgaacGTGGGTAAGTTTGGTCTGAGCATCTTCCTGGTTCAGCTTCTGTTTGGGGTGTCAGAGATTCCAGCACATCTCCTCTGTATCTGGGTGCTGGAGTTGATCGGGAGAAAGAAACCCCTGATATCAATCCTCCTGACTGGTGGTTTTGTTTGCCTCCTAACTGTGGCTTTCCCTCAAGGTGAAATTTCTGTCCTTAATTCTCAGCACTGATGATAAATGACTTCtagtgttttcatttgatttactGTTAAAACTTTAATTCCAGACAGCACTGTTGCTATCACAGTTCTTGTTACCATTGGAAGGTTCTTTTTTAACTGGGCTGGGTCAGTATGTGTCCTCTACATTCAGGAGTTGTTTCCCACCTCTGTCaggtaggaaaaaaacaaaagtattcaaaatgtataattatatatattctACATGTAAACTGCATATATTTGCTCTACTCTCAGGCAAACAGCTGTTGGCTTGGGCTCTATAGCCTTCAGAGTAGCAGGTTTGCTGTCTCCGTCACTCAACATGTTGGCTACATACTACTGGTTCTTACCCAACATGGTCTTCAGCAGCCTCGTGGTGGTCAGTGGAGCTCTTGTCTTCCTCCTTCCTGAGACCTGCAACAAAGTGCTTCCAGATTCAACTGCTGAATCTGAAGGCAACAGGTAAGCAAGCCGCTTGATTTATTGAGGAATCAGGGTAATATTAGCTCTCCTCAGTGCTCAGATACAGGCTAACCAGGGCATCCACCAGCACTATttatattattctgttttttgttattctgtcaCGCTGGTCTCTATAAAAGCTCTTTACAGGGATCTGATGAGTACTAACTCTCAAGTGCTCATAACAGTAACTACAGGGAACTTCAGGAGAGTCAAATGGTTAAAGTTTGTGGGAAATACTTTCTTATGAAGAGTTAGGGAAACAGCCTGGCTCATttcaaaggtaacaaaatcctCCTACTTGCCATAGCCGTCAGCAAAGCATACTTTAATATAATCTGTAACTACTAACAGTACACAAGAATATATAGAGGCAGTGGTAGTTGACGTTGTTGCTCAACAGTGCCATATTGACCTAGTCTTCATTCATtgataaatcctcaattcagttttaatcaattctcataactttatttatccctgCAAGGGTAATTGTATGCAGAAGCCTGTCATCTGGCCAACAGATATACACACTATTtaactgtgaagaaataaaaaacattttttaggtCATAAACTtgaaaacatatattttcaaaGGGTACTGCATATGctgtaataaaaatataaatctacaaaaatatttaaatataaaaaattaaataatgaaacctttttaatttaaaggtgtgtctgataacattcagccaccAGTGTTCCACTGCTAGCTAACTAACGTTAATTCTGTACAGTGTGCTGGGTGCATACTGTTGATCCcagccatttgtttttttccacaaacaatTACCAAGACTCTTGATCTGCTCTTGATGCTAATAAAATGTGGATACCAAGTGATACCAGTGGCGTTATACTATTGGCTGATAGACGtttttagaagctggaaccaactgtCAGAATTTCTACATGGacataaacaaatcaattatttttgaccaaacaaacacttgattcagaatgataataataatgttaagaAAAGAGATTCTTCCCCTTTTTAtctttctacaagctctgtaaatgtgtaacatatgaaaaaaagaaaagatttgtcctcataaaaatgttatctaTATGATCTATATGGTGAACAATCAGCCAACATTATAACCAGTTTAGTATTTATATTCAGAGTTCAACGACTGTATATTCCTGATTCACTTGTCAGAGTCCTCATTACCTgtccttgttttgtcttttccacGTTTTTCCCCAAACTTCgattattttctttcagttctATCAAAACTGCTCATATATGAACTCACGAGCAATGACATCAATAAGATACATCTTTTTTTACCCACATAGTTAAAAGGTCAGCTTCAGAATTAAGTAATCTAAATGTTGTGTTCCTTTTCTTTACAGGAATTTAACCACCAGGAAAGCAGGAAGTGACTTCAACGTGGatgaacacaacagcagcaaatcCACCAAACTCTAGTCAGATTCTATACTTCAGCGCTTTTTGTCTTGTATGTATTGTTGAGTGgagtattttctttctttgtttccaaACCAACTTTGAATGTTAAAGCAGATGATTCAATAAATATACCcaacatgcatttgtttttctcttactGTTTCCAGGAGATATACATTGACCATCATAGAGACTGAAGAATCTCAACAGACATTTCAAGACTAAATCAGGCACAAATGCAGTGGATTCCATATCTTACTGGAGAACAGcttaatgattttttaaaaaatgagctGGCTTAACACTAAGTACACAGAGTATTATTGCTGGGCTTGTCAGCAGAGGTGAAGGTGCACAAAAGGATCTTGCAATTTGTTTTCTGACACACATAACACGTTCCAGTATCTGAGAGTGAGTTGTGACCTGCAGCTGCCCTTAACAACCTCTTATCAGTCTGAAAACCAGGACCGTGCAGAGACCTTCAGAGGGGCACATGCTTAATGTTAAATGGAGCACATTGACCTGGAGATGCAACGCTGAGTTGACCAGTTGctcaaaagtaaataaattcaAATGATTAATTCAAGAAATTatgataaacataaaaataataaaagatacACACTGTTAAAACTGTGTACATTGCACAGACTGATGGCACAATGATCTACAGTATCTTAAGCATGTGGTGAGGGGCACTAAGGGGGGATATTTAGGCGGATGTCAAACAATTCCACCTGGGGACTTTTAACCCCAAGAAATCTTTGAACCTAGCAGTCGGCTGGGAAATAAGAGGACATACAGGCTTGTTACTAAAAAGCAGAGATGTGAGTTTAAAAGTAAAACGGGGGTTGGAACTGAGGGGAAAAGGGAAGGTTAATGAGCAAATGAAAACCTCTTAAAATCAAGAATGTGTATGaaattcaaatatgttttaaaaggcctcaatattaaatattaagaTAGTAAGATTTAACTTGTATTGAAATTCAGCCCAACcacaacaaaaaaggaaaactaagCTGAGACCCCATGTGGAGCTGCAGACTACACAGAGGAAGTGTCCAGGGGTGCTACCACTACTCACTTTCAGTGCAGCACAGCAAACGATGCAGTCAGTAGCGCGTACCCGTGTGTtcatttacatacaaaacaaTGAAGGAACCTCACCACGGGTGCCTAGCCTCCCAAAAATATAGCATTCTGCTTAAGATGATGACTAAACAAAtggtcagaaaaacaacaagaagttGGAGTTGAAGTGTTGGGCCAAGGCAGCATTCACCAGAACCACCCTAAGGGGATTCTACCGGGCCACAGTCACGTATGTTGAATGTGAttttatgtgtcagtgtgtgtatgattgTCTTATATAACCATTAACTGTGGCTTTTGACCTTTTTCAGTTATTTACCTACGTGGTAGTCCTAGAATTTATGGGCAAGTTAAAAACATATGATTTATGAATTCCTTGTCAGTCCTCTGCAGAGTCAAACATTATCAGATATATTATGTAACAGCTGGAACTAACAGAAACATTTGGATGAGTCAGCATACTGTAATAGCTCGTGAAAATCCAACACAACCCTGTAACAGataagcagcagcagttgtaCACACTGTCTGTAATAGTGGCCGTGCTAAAAGCTAACTGACTTTTAAGTTAAAGCTGAagttaaaacacacatgaacactgcTGGGTTTGTAATAGATGtcaaagagacacagaaaggTACGAGAGTGACATATACAGTTAAAGCATCCCAAAAGTAGCTGTTTTCATAAAATGAAGCATCCATTTAAATGCTATGTCACCCCTCCTAACAGATTCACCCAGTGGTTTAAACATTAATGGACATTGTTTAAAGGTCATCCTTTTGGCAGCATCAACTAACGGAAAGTCAGCTCCCTGAACATGGCTGAGTTTGGAGAGATCCTCCGGAATATCGGAGAGTTTGGAACATTTCAGAAGGTCACCCTTTTTGCTCTTTGCTTCCCAAATGTTATCCTGCCTTTTCATTTTGCCAGTGTATTTTTTATCCAGTCAGATCCGGAGCGGCACTGTAACACAGACTGGATCCTCAGGGCTGATCCTAACCTGACCACAGATGAGCAGCTGAACCTGACTCTGCCCCGGGAGGAGGATGGGACCTTCAGCAGGTGTCGGATGTTCGTCCCTGTGGACTGGGACATTGGTGCCATCAGGGAGTACGGACTCAATGAGACGACAGTGTGTCAGAATGGATGGGTGTACGGCAAGACCCTGTATGATGCCACCATAGTCACTGATGTAAGTGATAGGTTTGTCTCATGGCCATTTATGATACAAATATTGAATTATCTTCATAAaattctcttctttcttttaacaATTTGGTTTAATGTTCCTACAGTTTGATCTAGTTTGTGATAAGGCAAACTTGTTGCAAGTGGCACAAACAGTGTTGATGGCTGGCATTCTAGTTGGTTGTCTCTTATTTGGACCTTTTGCTGAATCGTAAGTaaacttaaaaatgttcaaatctcaacaaaagagaaacacaaaatcacaccaTCTCAGCTGACCAGATGGGTTTTTATCTGTTCCAGGTTTGGTCGTAAACGAGCAGCTCAGATGCCAGTTTTTGTCATGCTCATATTCACCGTAACAACTGGACTGTGCCCCAACTTCTATTCATATCTAGCATCCCAGTTCATGGTGGGAATTGGCTATGGAGGTTTTCGACTGAATGGCGTCATATTAGGTACAGTATACGCCATCATCTTACGTTCGaccagggtttttttgttgagtGTCGAATTTTCATTTCAACTTTTAGAGTATGCTGACTCATCAAAACCTTTCTGCCATTGCTGTTAGGCAAGGTGAAACGGTTGAATATGTCCCACGTCTGATAATGATTGAGTCTGCAGAGGACTTAAAAGGAACACATAAAAGAACATCATTCATTCTGACCTGTCTCTAACACGGTGTACTTTCTCAGACTGCTGCAGAGGTAATTAACTGGTCGCGGTCAATGTCCTTCAACTTGTGGCCTTAACTGGAGtcatcataaaaacacagtgaaaagaacaacctgaaataaaacaaactttcatTATCAATGAATTACCAAGTATGGCTGGAGAGGAGAAGTCATGGTGATCAAAAGCAATCCACTTTTTTTATCCTTATCCACATGTGGTCAATCGATACACATAAGGgcaatcaataatcaataaaaaggTGTAATCACCAATTATTTTAccattaaataaagaaaagcatgAAAGTGGGTGTCATCCCAATATGACAACAGTCAAAGGTAACTTAGTAAGTAACTTCTGTTCTGTACTTGCACAATGTAAGGTGACGTATATCCGCCTTACAAACTGCACGTCCTTTTGCTTCCAGTGCCAGCTCTACAGTATACTGTACATCTATAGTTAACTCAGAGCTTTTACATTTAGCAATAATACTTTTACTAGAATATTCCTTTTTCAAGTTGACTTTATATAGATTTGTTAATACTTTAATACTAATGTTCGTTTTTGTGTATAGtggttttaaatcttttttaatcatttatacATGGATAAATCTTAGCAACGTGAGCTAGCCTTTATGGAACTGCCAACctcacaaaatacaaaatttaTTGGAAaattcaaaaatacattaaaatatcatTCAAATTGTTTAGAAATCagttgattaaaaacaacaacaaacttttATTTAAGTTACTATTCATCAGTTGACAAATTACATCAGGGCTTCATTTGTTTTAGTGTTATTTTGTATCttttgcttgtgttttacaCCATCAGTTTCTTTTCCTAACCATAGTGGAACAGTCAGGAGCACTGTGACTATGGCACTATAGCTTAAATGAAAACACTAGGAACATTGTCTAAACTCACTGAGCAGCAGGCTTTTCAGCTTGCTACTGAAGCTAACATCTTGTTTGCTGGGATAtgcactgaagttagcatgctaaccgcCTAGCACCAGCCTGTGCTATTGCAAAACTCCTGTGCTGGCAGTGTAAACAGCTCTAGTCCCAGTGCTACCAGTCcgaaccactagctgcatggctcaCTGAGCTAACTGCTATGGTTAGCAGCACGAAGCACTTACTCTGGTGATGCTGCTCCCTATTTGTTTTAAGTAGAATTTGATAGGTAGCCAGTTCTTAAAAATTGTaccattatgttttttttttttttttcatttgtctgtttatattttattatattttaattactGGCAGAAGTAGGGCTATTAAGGTGATGAACACAGGTTGACTGTCATTGATCTCCTGTTTGTAGCCACTGAGTGGATCGGTGTGTCTAGGCGTTCATGGGGAGCATGTGTGACTCAGCTGTTTGGTGCAGTTGGGCAGTGTGTCCTCGCTGGTATGATCTACTTCATCCGAGACTGGAGACTGGCTCAGTTCATCACAGCTGCTCCGTTTGCAGTGATCTCTATTTACATATGGTATGCTTGACCTCTTTTCACTCCATTCACATGCTTTAAAGGTAATTTACCGTTTATTCAACAGTTTCAAGGTCCATGTCTCTGACAGGTTCATTCCAGAGTCAGCCAGATGGTTGCTGGGCAGAGGAAGGATAGAAGAGGCTAAACAGCTGATTA
Above is a window of Acanthopagrus latus isolate v.2019 chromosome 21, fAcaLat1.1, whole genome shotgun sequence DNA encoding:
- the LOC119010904 gene encoding solute carrier family 22 member 13-like isoform X1, with the translated sequence MVAFEEILRTIGEFGLFQKLLTFGLTFQYFLIPIFFCSFLFIESDPERHCSTDWILKADPNLTTDEQLNLTLPREEDGTFSRCQMFVPVDWDIGAIREYGLNETTGCNNGWVYSKTLYDATIVTDFDLVCDKSTMVEVVQTVFLFGALVGSFIFGPIAESYGRRRTVQLPVVLSLIFAIVAGVAPNFYIYIVSQFIAAIGLSGYRINSVVLATEWIGVTQRSFAPCLAQLSGALGKCAMAGLVYAIRDWRIAQYVLAGGQAIVLLYIWWIPESARWLLGQGRTEEAHKFIHRVATFNKKKIPENLLEDVSQVTGEQQVHRGGIKSIFTSKVLVKYLFIVSFAWFSVNLGGFCLSLNVGKFGLSIFLVQLLFGVSEIPAHLLCIWVLELIGRKKPLISILLTGGFVCLLTVAFPQDSTVAITVLVTIGRFFFNWAGSVCVLYIQELFPTSVRQTAVGLGSIAFRVAGLLSPSLNMLATYYWFLPNMVFSSLVVVSGALVFLLPETCNKVLPDSTAESEGNRNLTTRKAGSDFNVDEHNSSKSTKL
- the LOC119010904 gene encoding solute carrier family 22 member 13-like isoform X2 — translated: MVAFEEILRTIGEFGLFQKLLTFGLTFQYFLIPIFFCSFLFIESDPERHCSTDWILKADPNLTTDEQLNLTLPREEDGTFSRCQMFVPVDWDIGAIREYGLNETTGCNNGWVYSKTLYDATIVTDFDLVCDKSTMVEVVQTVFLFGALVGSFIFGPIAESYGRRRTVQLPVVLSLIFAIVAGVAPNFYIYIVSQFIAAIGLSGYRINSVVLATEWIGVTQRSFAPCLAQLSGALGKCAMAGLVYAIRDWRIAQYVLAGGQAIVLLYIWWIPESARWLLGQGRTEEAHKFIHRVATFNKKKIPENLLEDVTGEQQVHRGGIKSIFTSKVLVKYLFIVSFAWFSVNLGGFCLSLNVGKFGLSIFLVQLLFGVSEIPAHLLCIWVLELIGRKKPLISILLTGGFVCLLTVAFPQDSTVAITVLVTIGRFFFNWAGSVCVLYIQELFPTSVRQTAVGLGSIAFRVAGLLSPSLNMLATYYWFLPNMVFSSLVVVSGALVFLLPETCNKVLPDSTAESEGNRNLTTRKAGSDFNVDEHNSSKSTKL
- the LOC119010904 gene encoding solute carrier family 22 member 13-like isoform X3; its protein translation is MVAFEEILRTIGEFGLFQKLLTFGLTFQYFLIPIFFCSFLFIESDPERHCSTDWILKADPNLTTDEQLNLTLPREEDGTFSRCQMFVPVDWDIGAIREYGLNETTGCNNGWVYSKTLYDATIVTDFDLVCDKSTMVEVVQTVFLFGALVGSFIFGPIAESYGRRRTVQLPVVLSLIFAIVAGVAPNFYIYIVSQFIAAIGLSGYRINSVVLATEWIGVTQRSFAPCLAQLSGALGKCAMAGLVYAIRDWRIAQYVLAGGQAIVLLYIWWIPESARWLLGQGRTEEAHKFIHRVATFNKKKIPENLLEDVSQVTGEQQVHRGGIKSIFTSKVLVKYLFIVSFAWFSVNLGGFCLSLNVGKFGLSIFLVQLLFGVSEIPAHLLCIWVLELIGRKKPLISILLTGGFVCLLTVAFPQDSTVAITVLVTIGRFFFNWAGSVCVLYIQELFPTSVRQTAVGLGSIAFRVAGLLSPSLNMLATYYWFLPNMVFSSLVVVSGALVFLLPETCNKVLPDSTAESEGNSSLQGSDEY
- the LOC119011870 gene encoding solute carrier family 22 member 13-like produces the protein MAEFGEILRNIGEFGTFQKVTLFALCFPNVILPFHFASVFFIQSDPERHCNTDWILRADPNLTTDEQLNLTLPREEDGTFSRCRMFVPVDWDIGAIREYGLNETTVCQNGWVYGKTLYDATIVTDFDLVCDKANLLQVAQTVLMAGILVGCLLFGPFAESFGRKRAAQMPVFVMLIFTVTTGLCPNFYSYLASQFMVGIGYGGFRLNGVILATEWIGVSRRSWGACVTQLFGAVGQCVLAGMIYFIRDWRLAQFITAAPFAVISIYIWFIPESARWLLGRGRIEEAKQLITKVAAINKHPVSDSLLENMVKKETEKKGGIIILIQSSVLRKYFFTLLLAWFSLNVAYYCLSFNVGNFGLDIFLTQLMFGLTELPAHILCIWLLEALGRKISLMATLLIGGFLCMLILAVPQGNAVAVTALVTSGRFFINWAGSVCNVYVQELFPTSFRQTASGLGSIASRAGGLLSPLLNMLAMYHQSIPTIVLSSLCLISGALSFLLPETRRKELPDSTDEAEGNRNKTTWMKQSQANDPAQCKTSRL